In the Bacteroidales bacterium genome, one interval contains:
- a CDS encoding arginine decarboxylase — protein MKTKYIDLIDQTFHFPQEEFHVEDNQLHFHDIPLMEIIKQYGTPVKLSYLPKISQQIQKARRIFNVAMAKVDYNAEYRYCYCTKSSHFSFVMEEALKNNVNIETSSAFDINIVEELYKNGLINKDTYIVSNGFKRAQYLENITNLINEGFVNTIPVLDNMDELKYYKDHVKGKFKIGLRIASEEEPMFSFYTSRLGIRYNDIIPFYQEHIKNNPDIELKMLHFFINTGIKDTAYYWNELSKSITVYAELKKECPELDSLNIGGGFPIKRSLGFEYDYEYMAEEIVAQIKAICEQHNVPEPDIFTEFGSFTVGESAAVLYSILDQKQQNDRERWNMIDSSFMTTLPDSWAINQRFILLPVNRWDYEYERVCLGGLTCDSQDYYNDEAHLNAVFLPKYDKEDPLYIGFFHTGAYQESLGGYGGIQHCLIPAPKHIIIDLDEDGTYYPRLFAKEQSFKSMLKTLGY, from the coding sequence ATGAAGACAAAGTACATCGACCTGATTGATCAGACCTTTCACTTCCCACAGGAAGAGTTTCACGTAGAAGACAACCAGCTTCACTTTCACGACATCCCGCTGATGGAGATCATCAAGCAATACGGCACGCCGGTGAAGCTTAGCTACCTGCCCAAAATTTCGCAACAGATACAAAAGGCACGGCGCATCTTTAATGTGGCCATGGCCAAAGTGGACTACAATGCCGAGTACCGCTACTGCTACTGCACCAAGAGTTCCCACTTTTCGTTTGTGATGGAAGAGGCGCTGAAAAACAATGTCAACATCGAGACCTCCTCCGCTTTCGACATAAACATCGTAGAAGAGCTCTACAAAAACGGACTCATCAACAAAGATACCTACATCGTTTCTAACGGCTTTAAGCGGGCGCAATACCTCGAAAACATTACCAACCTCATCAACGAAGGATTTGTAAATACCATACCGGTACTCGATAACATGGATGAGCTGAAGTATTACAAGGACCATGTGAAAGGAAAATTCAAGATAGGGCTGCGGATAGCTTCAGAGGAAGAGCCGATGTTTTCGTTTTATACCTCACGGCTGGGCATCCGTTACAACGACATCATCCCGTTTTATCAGGAGCACATCAAAAACAATCCCGACATCGAGCTCAAGATGTTGCATTTCTTTATTAATACAGGTATAAAGGACACGGCCTACTACTGGAACGAACTGAGCAAAAGTATAACGGTTTATGCCGAGCTGAAAAAGGAATGCCCGGAACTTGATTCGCTGAATATTGGCGGTGGCTTCCCTATCAAACGGTCGTTGGGTTTTGAGTACGACTACGAATACATGGCCGAAGAAATTGTAGCACAAATCAAGGCGATATGCGAACAACACAATGTACCCGAGCCAGACATCTTCACTGAGTTTGGTTCATTTACCGTGGGCGAAAGCGCTGCGGTACTCTATTCCATCCTCGACCAGAAGCAACAAAACGACCGTGAAAGATGGAATATGATCGACAGTTCTTTTATGACCACGTTGCCCGACTCTTGGGCCATCAACCAGCGTTTTATTCTCTTGCCTGTCAATCGTTGGGACTATGAGTACGAGCGCGTGTGTCTGGGCGGCCTCACCTGCGACAGCCAGGATTACTACAACGATGAGGCGCACCTCAACGCGGTGTTCCTCCCAAAATATGACAAGGAAGATCCGCTCTACATCGGATTTTTTCATACGGGCGCTTATCAGGAATCGCTTGGCGGATATGGCGGCATCCAACACTGCCTCATCCCGGCTCCCAAGCACATCATCATCGATCTGGACGAAGACGGTACCTATTATCCACGACTTTTTGCCAAAGAACAAAGTTTTAAATCGATGCTCAAAACGTTGGGTTATTGA